In Deinococcus humi, the DNA window CGCCGCCGAAGGTCAGCGTGTCGAAGAAGGTGTCGTTGACGCTCAACCCCGCGTCCGTCAGCGCCCGCGCCAGGATACCGGCCATGCGGTGGGTGCGCTCGGCGATGGTGCGGATCCCTTCCTGACCGTGGTACACGGCATAGGCGGCGGCCATGTTCGCCAGCAGCGCCTGCGCCGTGCAGATGTTGGAGGTGGCCTTCTCGCGGCGGATGTGCTGCTCACGGGTCTGCATCGCCATCCGCAGGGCATTCCTGCCCCGGCTGTCCTTGCTGACGCCGATCACGCGGCCCGGCATGGAGCGCTGGTACTCGCTGCGGCACGCCAGGAACGCCGCGTGCGGCCCGCCGAAACCCATTGGCACGCCGAATCGCTGGGCACTGCCCACGACGATATCCGCGCCCTGTTCACCGGGCGGCGTTACCAGCGCGCAGGCCAGCAGATCGACGGCCACGATCAGCGCCGCGCCCGCTGCATGCGTCTTCTCGGCAATGGGGGAGAGGTCCCGCAGGTCGCCGTAAGTGCCGGGGTACTGGGCCAGCACGCCGAACACGCCGTCGGGCAATTCGCCGGACGGATCGCCCGTGACCACCTCATAGCCGAAATATTCTGCCCGCGTCTGGATCACGCCCAGCGTCTGCGGGTGAACGTCGTCGGCCACGAAGAACACGTTGCCCTTGCTCTTGCCCTGGCGCTTGGCGAGGGTCATGGCTTCTGCCGCCGCCGTCGCCTCGTCCAGCAGAGAAGCGTTGGATACGGGCATGCCAGTCAGGTCCATGACCATCTGCTGGAAGTTCAGCAGCATCTCCAGGCGTCCCTGCGAGATCTCGGCCTGATACGGCGTGTAGGCCGTGTACCACCCTGGATTCTCCAGCATGTTGCGCCCGATCACCCCGGGCGTGTGCGTCCCCGCGTACCCCATCCCGATGTAGCTGCGGAACACCTTGTTCTTCCGGGCCACCGCCTTTAGGTCCGCCAGCGCCTGCGCCTCGGTGACCCCTGGCCCCGCCGTCAGCTCGCCGTGAAACTGGATGGCTTCGGGCAGCGTGGTCTCGATCAGCTCGTCCAGGCTGGCGACACCCAGGCTTTGCAGCATCTCGGCCTGTTCCTGCTCGCTGGGGCCGATATGACGACGGGTGAAATCGTTGGTGTTCAGTAGTTCGGAGAGGGGACGGGTCATGGGGAGACTCCTTAAAGAGAAGGGGAGAGTACGGTGGGTGATTTCGGCTCACCCCCTCCCAACCTCCCCTTGCGGGGAGGGATTAACAGCAGAAGATCAGCATCTTTTTTCTCCCCTGTGAGGAGAGATTTCGTAGCGACAGAGGGGGCAGGCAGGGACCGCATTCAGAAGCCGGTCACCCGTTGGCAGCCTCCAGTCCAGCGGGTTACCCTTCTGCGGTTTCGGTGTACGTCGCCGCGTCCATCAGGTCCGAGCGCTCCTCGGTCACGTCCAGCTTGAACAGCCAGCCGCTTTCGTAGGGCGAGGAGTTGACCAGTTCGGGGCTGCCGCTCAGCTCGTCGTTGACGGCGGTAATGGTGCCGCTGGCGGGGGCGTAGATGTCGGAAGCAGTCTTGACCGATTCCACCACGGCCACCGTGTCGCCCGCCATGACCTCGCGGCCCACCTCGGGCAACTCCACGTACACCACGTCGCCCAGTTGATCCTGCGCAAAATCGGAGATCCCGACGGTGCCGTCTTCGGAAAGCCACTCGTGCGAGGCGGCGTACTTCAGTTCAGAGGGGGTATTCATGCTTGATTCTCCTGTGCAAAGGGGGGGAGGGATTGTAGGCGGGGGAACGTGCGGGGCAGGTTACGCGCCCCGGTAGAACGGCAAGCCCACGCGCACCGCCGGATGCCGCTTGCCGCGCACCTCGACTTCAAAGGTATCCGCTCCAGCGTGGGCAGCGTCTATCAGCGCCATCGCGATGGGATGGCCCAGCGTGGGGCTGCTGCTGCCGCTGGTGATGGTACCCACCTGCACGCCGCCGTCGGCATACACCGGGTAACCCTCGCGTACCGGCACGCGCTCCAGCTTCAGCCCGATCAATCGCTGCGGCGGCGCGGCGGTGATGTGGGCGCGGCCCAGGTGTTCCTTGTCCTTGACCACCCAGCTGTAAGAACTGCTCAGCGGATGGATGGTGTCGGAGAACTCGTGGCCGTACAGCGGGAAGCCGGCTTCCAGCCGCAGCGTGTCGCGCGCGCCCAGACCCGCGGGCGTGATGCCGATGGCCAGCAGTTTGTCCCACAGCGTCTCGGCCTCGCTGGCGTCCACGAAGACCTCGAAGCCG includes these proteins:
- the gcvH gene encoding glycine cleavage system protein GcvH → MNTPSELKYAASHEWLSEDGTVGISDFAQDQLGDVVYVELPEVGREVMAGDTVAVVESVKTASDIYAPASGTITAVNDELSGSPELVNSSPYESGWLFKLDVTEERSDLMDAATYTETAEG